From Actinopolymorpha cephalotaxi, one genomic window encodes:
- a CDS encoding DUF4233 domain-containing protein, producing MRSVLAAVLVFEAIIVGLAIPVAVSIEGVGGGQAGAVGGGIAVACLVTAGLLRFPAGRVIGSVLQVVAIALGVFVPLMFFLGGIFAVLWFVCLVLDRRIVALRAERDRAE from the coding sequence GTGCGTTCGGTACTGGCGGCCGTCCTCGTCTTCGAGGCGATCATCGTCGGGCTGGCCATCCCGGTGGCCGTCTCGATCGAGGGCGTCGGCGGCGGCCAGGCCGGTGCGGTCGGCGGCGGGATCGCCGTCGCCTGCCTGGTCACCGCGGGCCTGCTGCGGTTCCCCGCCGGTCGCGTGATCGGGTCGGTGCTGCAGGTGGTGGCGATCGCGCTGGGAGTCTTCGTACCCCTGATGTTCTTCCTCGGCGGGATCTTCGCCGTGCTGTGGTTCGTCTGCCTCGTCCTCGACCGGCGGATCGTCGCGCTCCGGGCCGAGCGGGACCGCGCCGAGTGA
- the ndk gene encoding nucleoside-diphosphate kinase, producing MSERTLVLIKPDAVSRGLVGEILSRYERKGLALVAAELRTIDAATADVHYAEHVEKAFYPPLRDFVTSGPLLAAVLEGDQAIEVVRALNGATDARKAAAGTVRGDLALSNRENLVHGSDSAESAAREIALWFPKL from the coding sequence GTGTCCGAGCGCACCCTGGTCCTGATCAAGCCCGACGCCGTGAGCCGTGGCCTGGTCGGGGAGATCCTGAGCCGCTACGAACGCAAGGGGCTGGCGCTGGTCGCCGCCGAACTCCGCACCATCGACGCGGCGACGGCTGACGTGCACTACGCCGAGCACGTCGAGAAGGCGTTCTACCCGCCGCTGCGCGACTTCGTGACCAGCGGTCCGCTGCTCGCGGCCGTGCTGGAGGGTGACCAGGCGATCGAGGTCGTCCGGGCGCTCAACGGCGCGACCGACGCGCGCAAGGCGGCCGCCGGCACCGTCCGCGGTGACCTCGCGCTGTCCAACCGGGAGAACCTCGTGCACGGCTCGGACTCGGCCGAGTCGGCCGCCCGCGAGATCGCCCTCTGGTTCCCTAAGCTCTAG
- a CDS encoding Nramp family divalent metal transporter — translation MGPALVAAVAYVDPGNVATNVTAGATYGYLLVWVIVTANLMAGLVQYLSAKVGLVTGRSLPALVADELSRPARLAYWLQAELVAVATDLAEVVGGAIALALLFDLPLLLGGLVTGTVSMAVLAVHDRLGRRPFERVIVSFLLIVTVGFLAGLVVAPPAPGDVAAGMVPGFAGLDSVLLATAMLGATLMPHAVYLHSGLSADGPAARRLAAWTSAGRHPARLLAADPAAARVRRRAGRVVRRYLAVTRIDVLVAMVLAGTVNLGLLLAAATALRGVPGTDRLEGAYAAIADQLGGGIAVVFAVGLLASGLASTSVGCYAGAMIMEGLLRRRIPLLVRRLVTLAPALLLLGAGVDPTRALVLSQVVLSFGVPFAVVPLVLLTARRRLMGEATNHPATTAAAGVVAAVVTALNLGLVVLTFTGTG, via the coding sequence ATCGGTCCGGCGCTGGTCGCCGCGGTCGCCTACGTCGACCCCGGCAACGTCGCCACCAACGTCACCGCCGGCGCGACGTACGGCTACCTGCTGGTCTGGGTGATCGTCACCGCCAACCTGATGGCCGGGCTGGTGCAGTACCTCTCCGCCAAGGTGGGGCTGGTCACCGGGCGGTCCCTGCCGGCCCTGGTCGCCGACGAGCTCTCCCGGCCGGCCCGGTTGGCGTACTGGCTGCAGGCGGAGCTGGTCGCGGTCGCCACCGACCTCGCCGAGGTGGTGGGAGGGGCGATCGCGCTGGCGTTGCTGTTCGACCTGCCGCTGCTGCTCGGCGGGCTGGTCACCGGCACGGTGTCGATGGCGGTGCTGGCGGTGCACGACCGGCTCGGCCGGCGACCGTTCGAGCGCGTCATCGTGTCGTTCCTGCTGATCGTGACGGTCGGGTTCCTCGCCGGTCTGGTCGTCGCGCCACCGGCGCCGGGCGACGTCGCGGCGGGCATGGTTCCGGGGTTCGCCGGCCTGGACAGCGTGCTGCTGGCCACCGCGATGCTCGGCGCGACCCTGATGCCGCACGCGGTCTATCTGCACTCCGGCCTGTCCGCCGACGGTCCGGCCGCGCGCCGGCTCGCCGCCTGGACCTCCGCGGGACGGCACCCGGCAAGGCTGCTGGCGGCGGACCCCGCCGCTGCCCGGGTGCGCCGCCGTGCCGGCCGGGTGGTGCGCCGCTACCTCGCCGTCACCCGGATCGACGTGCTGGTGGCGATGGTGCTGGCCGGCACCGTCAACCTCGGCCTGCTGCTGGCCGCCGCCACGGCGCTGCGGGGCGTGCCGGGCACCGACCGGCTGGAAGGTGCGTACGCCGCGATCGCCGACCAGCTCGGCGGCGGGATCGCGGTGGTCTTCGCGGTCGGGCTGCTCGCCTCCGGGCTGGCGTCCACCTCGGTCGGCTGCTACGCCGGCGCGATGATCATGGAGGGGTTGCTGCGCCGGCGGATCCCGCTTCTCGTCCGGCGGCTGGTGACGCTGGCGCCGGCGCTGCTGCTGCTCGGGGCCGGCGTCGACCCCACCCGCGCGCTGGTGCTGTCCCAGGTGGTGCTGTCGTTCGGGGTGCCGTTCGCGGTGGTGCCGCTGGTGCTCCTCACCGCCCGACGGCGGCTGATGGGCGAGGCGACCAACCACCCGGCCACCACAGCGGCCGCGGGAGTGGTCGCCGCCGTGGTGACCGCGCTGAACCTCGGCCTGGTGGTGCTCACGTTCACCGGAACGGGTTAG
- a CDS encoding glutamate--tRNA ligase — MLDRAEIDALFPADLREPAYWEQQYPPRQLPEGAKVTRVGPSPTGSPHLGLLYVGAIDRSVADESGGRYLFRIEDTDQAREMPGALEQFDRAFAYFAVKPDESDELGGDYGPYRQSRRSHIYLSHVRELLRQDRAYLCFATKEELAQITATQQKTKLPTGYYGRWAIWRDAEPDAVRAKLAEGAPYVVRFRAPARPGARTRFTDAIRGELSHESNRNDVVILKTSAQEPRLPTYHFAHAVDDHLMRVNLVIRADEWISSVPLHLQLFEALGFEAPEYAHIAPLNKQDGGSKRKLSKRKDPEASVDFFLEAGYPAPATQYYLRGLANGRLADLPMEQALSAPIRLEDCGVAGPLVDLVKLSDISADHIATLSGEEILDQLSVWARTYDPELVDVVANDRDLALRALAVEREGVENPRKDLRRWSDFRPVYGFFFPALFPLVADPGDERLGGLDPEIVRTLAGEFADGYQELDDPQEWFGQIRELAARHGFAKNAKEYKRDPDAFPGSIREASQVIRVALTGSTRSPDLFSVARALGAPEVLRRVRALTGAQA; from the coding sequence ATGCTCGACCGCGCCGAAATCGACGCCCTCTTCCCCGCGGACCTGCGCGAGCCGGCGTACTGGGAACAGCAGTACCCGCCCCGGCAGCTGCCCGAGGGTGCGAAGGTGACGCGGGTCGGTCCGTCGCCCACCGGGTCGCCCCACCTCGGCCTGCTCTACGTCGGGGCGATCGACCGGTCCGTCGCCGACGAGTCCGGCGGGCGCTACCTCTTCCGGATCGAGGACACCGACCAGGCGCGGGAGATGCCGGGGGCGCTGGAGCAGTTCGACCGGGCCTTCGCCTACTTCGCGGTGAAGCCGGACGAGTCCGACGAGCTGGGCGGCGACTACGGCCCGTACCGCCAGTCCCGGCGTTCGCACATCTACCTCAGCCACGTCCGCGAGCTGCTGCGCCAGGACAGGGCGTACCTCTGTTTCGCCACCAAGGAGGAGCTGGCGCAGATCACCGCGACGCAGCAGAAGACGAAGCTGCCGACCGGCTACTACGGGCGGTGGGCGATCTGGCGGGACGCCGAGCCCGACGCCGTACGGGCCAAGCTCGCCGAGGGCGCGCCGTACGTCGTCCGCTTCCGCGCGCCGGCCCGTCCGGGCGCGCGGACCCGCTTCACCGACGCCATCCGGGGCGAGCTCTCCCACGAGTCCAACCGCAACGACGTGGTGATCCTGAAGACCTCCGCCCAGGAGCCGCGGCTGCCGACGTACCACTTCGCGCACGCCGTGGACGACCACCTGATGCGGGTCAACCTGGTGATCCGCGCCGACGAGTGGATCTCGTCGGTGCCGCTGCACCTGCAGCTGTTCGAGGCGCTGGGGTTCGAGGCGCCGGAGTACGCCCACATCGCGCCGCTGAACAAGCAGGACGGCGGCAGCAAGCGGAAGCTGTCCAAGCGCAAGGATCCCGAGGCGTCGGTCGACTTCTTCCTGGAGGCCGGCTACCCCGCCCCGGCCACGCAGTACTACCTGCGCGGCCTGGCCAACGGCCGGCTCGCCGACCTGCCGATGGAGCAGGCGCTGTCGGCGCCGATCCGGCTGGAGGACTGCGGCGTGGCCGGTCCCCTGGTCGACCTGGTGAAGCTGTCCGACATCAGCGCCGACCACATCGCCACCCTGTCCGGTGAGGAGATCCTCGACCAGCTCTCCGTCTGGGCACGGACCTACGACCCGGAGCTGGTGGACGTCGTGGCGAACGACCGCGACCTCGCGCTGCGCGCGCTGGCGGTCGAGCGCGAAGGGGTGGAGAACCCGCGCAAGGACCTGCGCCGGTGGTCGGACTTCCGGCCGGTGTACGGCTTCTTCTTCCCCGCGCTCTTCCCGCTGGTCGCCGATCCGGGCGACGAGCGGCTGGGCGGGCTGGACCCGGAGATCGTCCGCACGCTGGCCGGTGAGTTCGCCGACGGATACCAGGAGCTGGACGACCCGCAGGAGTGGTTCGGCCAGATCCGTGAGCTCGCCGCCCGGCACGGCTTCGCCAAGAACGCCAAGGAGTACAAGCGCGACCCGGACGCCTTCCCCGGCTCCATCCGGGAGGCCTCCCAGGTGATCCGGGTGGCGCTCACCGGCTCCACCCGCAGCCCCGACCTGTTCTCGGTCGCCCGGGCGCTGGGTGCGCCGGAGGTGCTGCGGCGGGTGCGTGCGCTGACCGGCGCCCAGGCGTAG
- a CDS encoding helix-turn-helix transcriptional regulator, protein MDVMDVKDTAVRLLRLLSLLQARPHWPGEELAERLGVTPRTVRRDVTRLRSLGYPVQADLGTHGGYRLGTAGRLPPLLLDDDEAVAIAVGLGVAATTAVSGVADGAVAALAKLDQVLPARLRERVSAVRASTVQLPGRDLPRVDADVLVALATGCRRTEEVRFGYLDHQGRAGERTVEPYRIVHTGRRWYLVARDRDRADWRTFRVDRVRDPVLTGRRYEHTDPPDAIAMVSEGTNLAPWSIQARLRVPFDVAEARRRFPPSVGVVEPDESPGGGEPAAILRVAANELGPLVSFVAGLDCEVDVLGPEELRAAVRDHGARLAARHGHPPRG, encoded by the coding sequence ATGGATGTCATGGACGTCAAGGACACCGCCGTGCGGCTTCTCCGGCTGCTCTCTCTCCTGCAGGCCCGCCCACACTGGCCCGGCGAGGAGCTCGCCGAACGCCTCGGCGTCACCCCGCGTACCGTCCGCCGCGACGTCACCCGGCTGCGCTCCCTCGGCTACCCCGTGCAGGCCGACCTGGGTACGCACGGCGGCTACCGGCTGGGCACCGCGGGCAGGCTGCCTCCGCTGCTGCTGGACGACGACGAGGCGGTGGCGATCGCGGTCGGGCTCGGCGTCGCCGCGACCACCGCGGTCTCCGGTGTGGCGGACGGAGCGGTCGCCGCGCTGGCGAAGCTGGACCAGGTGCTCCCGGCCAGGCTGCGGGAACGCGTGAGCGCCGTCCGGGCGAGCACCGTGCAACTGCCCGGGCGAGACCTCCCCCGGGTGGACGCCGACGTCCTGGTGGCCCTGGCCACCGGGTGCCGGCGTACGGAGGAAGTGCGGTTCGGCTACCTCGACCACCAGGGGCGGGCCGGCGAACGGACGGTCGAGCCGTACCGGATCGTGCACACCGGCCGGCGCTGGTACCTCGTCGCCCGCGACCGTGACCGGGCCGACTGGCGGACGTTCCGGGTCGACCGGGTGCGGGATCCGGTGCTGACCGGCCGGCGGTACGAACACACCGACCCGCCGGACGCGATCGCCATGGTGTCGGAAGGGACCAACCTCGCGCCGTGGTCGATCCAGGCCCGGCTCCGGGTGCCGTTCGACGTGGCGGAGGCCCGCCGGAGGTTTCCGCCCAGCGTCGGCGTCGTGGAGCCGGACGAGAGTCCCGGCGGCGGGGAGCCGGCGGCGATCCTGCGGGTGGCCGCCAACGAGCTGGGACCGCTGGTGTCGTTCGTCGCCGGGCTGGACTGCGAGGTCGACGTGCTCGGCCCGGAGGAGTTGCGGGCCGCCGTCCGCGACCACGGCGCCCGCCTGGCCGCGCGGCACGGCCACCCGCCACGCGGGTGA
- a CDS encoding DUF2461 family protein, with translation MLLRLDGDPTQAERERHRGDRERLVRGPMIALLRDVAGADEAYEDFHVWGFAKMLWPWQRQVGMVRVAPNVELGVSFDLDGLAVQCSWWYAPGEQVERYRHAVAGEAGAELAGLVEDLAEEGYEIGGDLLKRVPRGFPPGHPRADLLRHRSLTAARPVGGEAWLHTPEVVDRLLAEFAALRPLTTWFAENTGPELSATGASVRP, from the coding sequence GTGCTGCTGCGGCTGGACGGCGACCCGACCCAGGCCGAGCGCGAACGACATCGCGGCGACCGTGAGCGGCTGGTCCGCGGGCCGATGATCGCGTTGCTGCGAGACGTCGCCGGCGCCGACGAGGCCTACGAGGACTTCCACGTCTGGGGCTTCGCCAAGATGCTGTGGCCCTGGCAGCGGCAGGTCGGCATGGTCCGGGTCGCGCCCAACGTCGAGCTGGGGGTGTCGTTCGACCTCGACGGCCTGGCCGTCCAGTGCTCGTGGTGGTACGCGCCGGGTGAGCAGGTGGAGCGCTATCGGCACGCGGTGGCCGGGGAGGCCGGTGCGGAGCTGGCGGGGCTCGTCGAGGACCTGGCGGAGGAGGGGTACGAGATCGGCGGCGATCTGCTCAAGCGGGTGCCCCGCGGCTTCCCGCCCGGCCATCCCAGGGCGGACCTGCTGCGCCACCGGTCGCTGACCGCCGCCCGCCCGGTCGGCGGCGAGGCCTGGCTGCACACGCCGGAGGTGGTCGACCGGCTGCTCGCGGAGTTCGCCGCGCTGCGCCCGCTGACCACGTGGTTCGCCGAAAATACCGGACCGGAGCTGTCCGCCACCGGGGCTAGCGTGCGGCCATGA
- a CDS encoding DinB family protein, which translates to MTTQNDTSAGSSTKNPASSSMKAHLLELSDFAWQRLHHRLGGLTDEEYLWEPVPDAWTLRPSGDGTYAADGSAMPPQPAPFTTLAWRIAHVADVLGEDRTATWLGLPVGADEEPAPRGTAAAAVAALERAHAIWRRRLAAVTDEALARPMGDIAGPFAESDGAAFALHILDELIHHGAEIGVVRDLYQHQRPQDPFADACLRGDRAEAQRLREQDPGVVERLGADDPGIVSRAASRERWDAVRLLVDLGFGVDAPERSPAPSPLHYAAGAGALEVVRLLVERGADLDRTDPTFAATPLGWAEHFGQAETAAYLTSVRR; encoded by the coding sequence ATGACCACCCAGAACGACACCTCGGCCGGCTCCTCCACGAAGAACCCGGCGAGCAGTTCGATGAAGGCCCACCTGCTCGAACTCTCCGACTTCGCCTGGCAACGACTGCACCACCGGCTCGGTGGCCTCACCGACGAGGAATACCTTTGGGAGCCGGTGCCCGACGCCTGGACGCTGAGACCGTCCGGAGACGGCACGTACGCCGCCGACGGGTCGGCCATGCCCCCGCAGCCGGCGCCGTTCACCACCCTGGCCTGGCGGATCGCCCACGTGGCGGACGTCCTCGGCGAGGACCGGACCGCCACCTGGCTCGGCCTGCCGGTCGGTGCCGACGAGGAGCCGGCGCCGCGGGGCACCGCCGCCGCGGCGGTCGCTGCGCTCGAACGCGCGCACGCGATCTGGCGCCGTCGCCTCGCCGCCGTGACCGACGAGGCGCTGGCCCGCCCGATGGGTGACATCGCCGGCCCGTTCGCCGAGTCCGACGGCGCGGCGTTCGCGCTGCACATCCTGGACGAGCTGATCCACCACGGCGCGGAGATCGGGGTCGTTCGCGACCTCTACCAGCACCAGCGCCCCCAGGACCCGTTTGCCGACGCGTGCCTGCGCGGTGACCGGGCCGAGGCGCAGCGGCTGCGTGAGCAGGATCCCGGCGTGGTCGAGCGCCTCGGTGCGGACGATCCCGGGATCGTGTCCCGGGCTGCCTCCCGCGAGCGCTGGGACGCCGTACGCCTGCTCGTCGACCTCGGGTTCGGTGTGGACGCCCCCGAGCGTTCGCCGGCGCCGTCCCCGCTCCACTACGCGGCCGGGGCGGGCGCGCTCGAGGTCGTACGCCTCCTGGTCGAGCGCGGCGCCGACCTGGACCGCACCGACCCGACCTTCGCGGCCACCCCGCTCGGCTGGGCCGAACACTTCGGCCAGGCCGAGACGGCCGCCTACCTCACGTCTGTGCGCCGGTGA
- a CDS encoding DUF1707 SHOCT-like domain-containing protein yields the protein MTDQQPEPSRSEQSGPDHPAVGEASILASDAEREAVVSRLNAACGEGRLTLEEFSDRLERSYTARTRGELEPLLRDLPLGAEQAAEPAVHPSAGRGRTDWHVTPLGGLRRSGRWRMRDQLVSVTLIGGVDLDLREAQLDAPEVTLTSVSVIGGVSLTVPPGVSVVTEGFSLLGGRRIDVDEVAGDDAPTLRVRSFSVLGGLRVSSSRPYDGFRAARESRREALADARSQRGAALADARSQRRSALADARAGRRDARQARRDARRDRRRGR from the coding sequence ATGACCGACCAGCAACCCGAACCCAGCCGGTCCGAGCAGTCGGGACCTGACCACCCGGCGGTGGGCGAGGCCTCCATCCTGGCCTCCGACGCGGAGCGGGAGGCGGTCGTCTCCCGGCTCAACGCCGCGTGCGGTGAGGGCCGGCTGACGCTGGAGGAGTTCAGCGACCGACTGGAGCGTTCCTACACCGCACGCACCCGCGGCGAGCTCGAACCGCTCCTTCGCGACCTGCCGCTGGGCGCCGAGCAAGCCGCCGAGCCCGCCGTCCACCCTTCCGCGGGCCGCGGTCGCACCGACTGGCACGTGACACCACTGGGCGGACTGCGCCGGAGCGGCCGCTGGCGGATGCGCGACCAGCTGGTCTCGGTGACGCTGATCGGTGGTGTCGACCTCGACCTGCGCGAGGCGCAGCTGGACGCGCCGGAGGTCACCCTGACCTCGGTGTCGGTCATCGGCGGCGTCAGCCTGACCGTGCCGCCCGGGGTCTCGGTGGTGACCGAGGGGTTCAGCCTGCTCGGCGGCCGGCGGATCGACGTCGACGAGGTGGCCGGCGACGACGCACCGACCCTGCGGGTTCGTTCGTTCTCGGTGCTCGGTGGTCTGCGGGTGTCGAGCTCGCGGCCGTACGACGGGTTTCGCGCCGCCCGGGAGAGCAGGCGGGAGGCCCTCGCCGACGCCCGGTCCCAGCGTGGCGCGGCGCTCGCCGACGCGCGGTCCCAGCGCAGGTCCGCACTCGCCGACGCCCGGGCCGGACGCCGGGACGCTCGGCAGGCCCGGCGGGACGCCCGGCGCGACCGCCGGCGTGGCCGGTAG
- a CDS encoding TIGR03960 family B12-binding radical SAM protein codes for MAVESLFPRLEPLLPAVQKPIQYVGGELNSTVKEWDSTQVRWALMYPDAYEVGLPNQGVQILYEVLNERDWILAERTYSVWPDMEKVMRDNAIPQFTVDGHRPVGAFDLLGVSFATELGYTNLLTALDLAGIPLEACERTDEHPIVLAGGHSAFNPEPIADFLDAAVLGDGEEVVLAISEVVREWKAEGSPGGRDELLFRLAVSGGVYVPKFYDVDYLPDGRIKRVAPNRSGVPSHVVKHTLMDLDKWPYPKQPLVPLAETVHERFSVEIFRGCTRGCRFCQAGMITRPVRERNISTIGEMVQNGVEASGFEEVGLLSLSSADHSEIGEVAKGLADRYEGSNVSLSLPSTRVDAFNVTLANELSRNGRRSGLTFAPEGGSERLRKVINKMVSEDDLIRTVATAYANGWRQVKLYFMCGLPTETDEDVLAIADLAQRVIATGREVSGRNDIRCTVSIGGFVPKPHTPFQWAAQESWENVDSRLSKLRSAIRSDRKYGKAIGLRYHDGQPSVVEGLLSRGDRRVGRVIRSVWADGGRFDGWSEHFSYDRWVKACEEALAGEPVDLDWYTTRERGETEVLPWDHLDAGLDREWLWEDWQDSLDEVEVEDCRWTPCFDCGVCPQMGTEIQVGPTGQKMLPIVGVSQTRQAELVAPAGSRDSG; via the coding sequence ATGGCCGTGGAGTCGTTGTTCCCCCGGCTGGAGCCCCTGCTACCGGCGGTACAGAAGCCGATCCAGTACGTCGGCGGTGAGCTCAACTCGACCGTCAAGGAGTGGGACTCCACCCAGGTCCGCTGGGCGCTGATGTATCCCGACGCCTACGAGGTGGGGCTGCCCAACCAGGGCGTGCAGATCCTCTACGAGGTGCTCAACGAACGCGACTGGATCCTGGCCGAGCGCACGTACTCCGTGTGGCCGGACATGGAGAAGGTGATGCGGGACAACGCCATCCCGCAGTTCACCGTCGACGGGCACCGCCCGGTCGGTGCGTTCGACCTTCTCGGTGTGTCGTTCGCCACCGAACTCGGCTACACCAACCTGCTCACCGCGCTCGACCTGGCCGGCATCCCGCTGGAGGCCTGCGAGCGCACCGACGAGCATCCGATCGTGCTGGCCGGCGGCCACTCGGCGTTCAACCCCGAGCCGATCGCCGACTTCCTCGACGCCGCCGTCCTCGGCGACGGGGAGGAGGTCGTCCTCGCGATCAGCGAGGTGGTCCGGGAGTGGAAGGCCGAGGGAAGCCCGGGCGGGCGGGACGAACTGCTGTTCCGGCTGGCCGTGTCCGGCGGGGTCTACGTACCCAAGTTCTACGACGTCGACTATCTCCCCGACGGCCGGATCAAGCGGGTCGCCCCCAACCGCAGCGGCGTTCCGTCGCACGTCGTCAAGCACACGTTGATGGACCTCGACAAGTGGCCCTACCCCAAGCAACCGCTGGTCCCGCTGGCGGAGACGGTGCACGAGCGCTTCTCGGTGGAGATCTTCCGCGGGTGCACCCGCGGCTGCCGCTTCTGCCAGGCGGGGATGATCACCCGGCCGGTACGCGAACGCAACATCTCCACGATCGGTGAGATGGTGCAGAACGGCGTGGAGGCGTCCGGCTTCGAGGAGGTCGGCCTGCTGTCGCTGTCCAGCGCCGACCACTCCGAGATCGGCGAGGTGGCCAAGGGGCTGGCCGACAGGTACGAGGGAAGCAACGTCTCCCTGTCACTGCCGTCGACGCGGGTCGACGCGTTCAACGTCACGTTGGCCAACGAGCTTTCCCGGAACGGCCGCAGGTCCGGGTTGACGTTCGCGCCCGAGGGTGGCAGCGAGCGGTTGCGCAAGGTCATCAACAAGATGGTCAGCGAGGACGACCTCATCCGCACCGTCGCCACCGCGTACGCCAACGGCTGGCGGCAGGTGAAGCTGTACTTCATGTGCGGGCTGCCGACCGAGACCGACGAGGACGTGCTCGCCATCGCCGACCTGGCCCAGCGGGTGATCGCCACCGGACGCGAGGTGTCCGGGCGCAACGACATCCGGTGCACGGTGTCCATCGGCGGGTTCGTGCCCAAGCCGCACACGCCGTTCCAGTGGGCCGCCCAGGAGTCCTGGGAGAACGTCGACTCCCGGCTGTCCAAGCTGAGGTCCGCGATCCGCAGCGACCGGAAGTACGGCAAGGCGATCGGGCTCCGCTACCACGACGGGCAGCCCTCGGTGGTCGAGGGACTGCTGTCCCGCGGTGACCGCCGGGTGGGCCGGGTGATCCGGTCTGTGTGGGCCGACGGCGGCCGGTTCGACGGCTGGAGCGAGCACTTCTCCTACGACCGGTGGGTGAAGGCGTGCGAGGAGGCACTGGCCGGCGAGCCCGTCGACCTCGACTGGTACACCACCCGCGAACGCGGCGAGACCGAGGTGCTCCCGTGGGACCACCTCGACGCCGGCCTGGACCGGGAGTGGCTGTGGGAGGACTGGCAGGACTCGCTGGACGAGGTGGAGGTCGAGGACTGCCGCTGGACGCCGTGCTTCGACTGCGGTGTCTGCCCGCAGATGGGTACGGAGATCCAGGTCGGCCCGACCGGGCAGAAGATGCTCCCCATCGTGGGGGTCTCCCAGACCCGGCAGGCCGAGCTCGTCGCCCCCGCCGGCAGCCGTGACTCCGGCTGA
- a CDS encoding TIGR03936 family radical SAM-associated protein: MSRTPKPPDRNTPPTVQRLRFRYAKRGRLRFTSHRDFQRALERAVRRAGVPIAYSAGFSPHPKISYAGAAPTGAASEAEYAELGVAVRCDPQALRAGLDAALPDGLDVLEVVEAGSGALADRLQASFWEIACPVEAAGDLASAVEAFLARDVVEVERLTKNGLRVFDIRDAVRRLDLTRPEPAAGAPSGGTTDLSIPCAILQVVVRHGTPAVRPDDVLAGLRLASGLELPPPHRMTRRSQGPWDEESGTVGDPLAPDRDASVTS, from the coding sequence ATGAGCCGGACACCGAAGCCACCCGACCGCAACACCCCGCCGACCGTGCAGCGGTTGCGCTTCCGGTACGCCAAGCGGGGACGGCTGCGCTTCACCAGTCACCGCGACTTCCAGCGGGCGCTGGAGCGTGCCGTCCGCAGGGCCGGCGTACCCATCGCGTACTCCGCCGGCTTCAGTCCGCATCCGAAGATCTCCTACGCGGGTGCCGCGCCGACCGGGGCCGCCAGTGAGGCGGAGTACGCCGAACTCGGTGTCGCCGTGCGTTGCGACCCGCAGGCGCTGCGTGCCGGGCTGGACGCCGCGCTGCCCGACGGGCTGGACGTGCTGGAGGTCGTCGAGGCGGGGTCGGGCGCGCTGGCGGACCGGCTGCAGGCCTCGTTCTGGGAGATCGCCTGCCCGGTGGAAGCCGCCGGCGACCTGGCCTCGGCGGTCGAGGCGTTCCTCGCCCGCGACGTAGTGGAGGTGGAGCGTCTCACCAAGAACGGACTTCGCGTATTCGACATTCGGGACGCCGTCCGGCGGCTCGACCTGACCCGGCCGGAACCGGCCGCGGGCGCACCGTCCGGCGGTACGACCGACCTCTCGATTCCTTGTGCGATACTGCAGGTGGTCGTGCGGCACGGAACGCCCGCTGTGCGACCCGACGACGTCCTCGCTGGGCTCCGCCTGGCGTCTGGGCTCGAGCTTCCGCCACCACATCGCATGACCCGGCGGAGCCAGGGCCCGTGGGACGAGGAGTCCGGCACCGTGGGCGACCCGCTGGCCCCCGACCGCGACGCTTCCGTCACCTCGTGA